ACCGTGATGTTGATCTTCGCGGCCCAGGAACAATTGAAAGAAGGCCTGAGCAAAACCCTGAAGGCCGTCACCGCCAAAGCCGCCAAATGGCCCAAGGGCGAGCTGACGTTCAAGGCCAGCAAAGAGTGACCCTGACACGCCACGCGTTTCACCAGCAGCACCTTGAGCAGGCGCGGGCTCAGGCGGCTGAGCTGTTTGCACAAAAGGCAGTCCTGCAAGGCGCCTGGCTCAACTGGTGCGCGGGCCAGTTGTACAGCTTGCGTCCCGCCGAATACGCAAGCATGGTGCGCCGCGAGCTGGAGCAGTTGCAGACCAGCAAAGACTCGTAGCCGCGGCTACCGAGGCACCTGGCTTCGATGGGCCGCATGGCGGCCCCGATCTCCTGAAGGCCCTTCGGCCCTGATCGCAGCCTGATGCGTCGGCAGCGACTACAGGCTCAATAGGTGTCTATCCCTCAAACAGCCTAACCCCAATGGACGATGTTCAGGGGTCGGGGGCGTTTGATTATCGCGATCACTTACAACAAGTGTGCGAGGGATCGACAGCATGGGCGTTATCGTCTTTACAGTTGCTGTGCGAGGTCGTAATGACCAACGCACCTGAACTCACCCCCATGCAGCGCTTCGTCAACCGCTGTGCCGAGCAATTGATGGCCCGGCGCAAACTCCTGCTCGGCTTCTTTTTGCTGGTCACCCTGGCCCTGGGCTATAGCGCCACCCAGGTACGGTTGGACCCCGGGTTCAACAAGCAAATCCCGGTGCGCCATGCCTACATGCTCAACTTTCTGGATTTTAGCCGTATTTTCACCGGTGCCAATCGCCTGCTGGTGAGCGTGCACTGGAAGGGCGAGGGCGATATCTACAACCCCGAGTTCCTCCAGACCCTGCAACAGGTCACGGATGACGTGTTCTTTATCTCCGGGGTCAGCCGCCCCAGTGTGACCTCGCTGTTTACCCCCAATGTGCGCTACATCGAAATCACCGAAGACGGGTATGTCGGTGATCTGGTGGTGCCGCCGCAATACGCCGCCACCCCCGAAGATTTACAGCAAGTGCGCAGCAATGCCGCACGCTCCGGGCAGATCGGCCGCTTGCTGGCCAACGACTTGAAGTCGGCCATGGTGCGCGCCGATCTACAGGACGTGGACCCCAAGACAGGGCAGCCGGTGAGCTATGTGCAAATCGCCCAGCGCCTGGAAGATATCCGCACCAAATACAGCAACGCCAACATCGAAATCAACATCGTCGGTTTCGCCAAACTGGTGGGCGATGTGGTGGAGGGGCTGAACACGGTAATGGGCTTTTTCGCCATTGCGTTCCTGATCACCGGTGCCTTGCTGTGGGTGTATTCACGCTCGTTGCGCCTGACCCTGGTGGCGCTGTTTGTCGCCTTGCTGCCGGTGGTCTGGCTACTGGGCCTGTTGCCGTTGTTGGGCCTGGGGATCGACCCGATGTCGATTCTGGTGCCGTTCCTGATTTTCTCCATTGGCGTATCCCACGCCGTGCAAATGACCAATGCCTGGAAGCAGGAAGTGCTGGCCGGCAGTGATTCGGTCAGTGCCGCCAAGGCGGCGTTCAGCAAGATTTTCATCCCCGGCGCCCTGGCGCTGCTGATGAACGCCCTGGGGTTCGGGGTGATCATGCTGATCGATATCCCCATCGTTCACGAGCTGGGGGTCACGGCCTGCATTGGCGTCATGTTGATGATCATCACCAATAAAATCATGCTGCCGCTGATCATCGCCCACCTGCAACTTGAGCCACGGCTGATGACGGTCAAGGCGCGTACCGGCGACGCCCGCCATCCGCTGTGGTGGCGCCTGTCCGCGCTCGCCACGCCGGGGCCGGCCCTCTGGGTGTTCGCCTTCAGCCTGGTGCTATTGGCGGTGGGGGCGATCAAGGCCCGTGAGCTGGCGATCGGCGACATTGGCTCCGGCGCCCCGGAACTGCGCGCCGACTCGCGCTACAACCAGGACAACCAGAAGATTATCGGCAACTACTCCATCGGTCTCGATGTGCTGTCGGTGTTCCTGACGATTCGCGACCGCAGTGAGGCCTGCCTCGACCCGGCCGTGATGCGTGCGGTGGAAACCTTCGACTTCAAGATGCGCGAAGTGCCCGGCGTGCAGTCGGTGCAAAGCGTGGCGGGCATGAGCAAGCAAGTGATCGCCGGCAACAACGAAGGCAACCCGCGGTGGGCGGCCATCCCCGGATCTGCCCAGGGTTTGCAGCAGGGCGCCTACGCCTATTCGCCGGATTCGGGGCTGGTGACTGATGGTTGCCAGCAGATGCAGATCCTCGTGTTCCTGACCGATCACGAAGGTGCCACCGTGGCCCATGTAGTGGACGAGGCCAAACGCATCATTGCCGGGATTGAGGTGCCGGGGGTGGAGTTCAAACTGGCGGGCGGCAATATCGGCGTCATGGCCGCGTCCAACGAAGCGGTCAAGCACGCCGAGGTGGTGATGCTCGCGGCGCTGTTTATCTCGGTCGCGCTGTTCTGCCTGCTGACCTTCCGCTCAGTGCGTGCGGTGCTGTGCATTCTGGTGCCGCTGGCGATAGTCGCGGTGCTGTGCAATGCGCTCATGGCGCTGCTGGGCATTGGCCTCAAAGTCGCGACCCTGCCGGTGATGGCGCTGGGTGTCGGGGTGGGGGTGGATTACGGCATCTACCTGTACGAGCGCATCGAGCATGAAATGGCTGCGGGGCAAGACCTGCGCGAAGCCTTTTACCGCGCCATGTGCCAGCGCGGTACGGCGGCGGTCTTTACCGCGCTCACCATGTCGCTGGGGGTGTGTACCTGGGTGTTTGCGCCCCTCAAGTTCCAGGCCGACATGGGCCTGCTGCTGGCCTTCATGTTTATGGTCAACGTGCTGGGCGCGATCTTCCTGCTGCCGGCCCTGGCCGCCTGGTTCAACCTGGGCAAACCGTTGGTGGCGGACAGATCCCCTATGGCAGCTGCCGAAGGCTGTGTCCGGCCGCGAAGCGGTCGTAAACCCCTTGATGCAACTGTTCAGACAGATTGAGTGGCCCCGATCAGGACCGCTTCGCGCTCCAACGCAGCCTTCGACAGCTGCTACGAGGTTTTGCATTCATACAATAAGAAGGAGAACTCCCCTCATGCGACGTATCACACAGATGGGCGGCTGGCTGTCAGTTGCCCTCGTTTTGAACGGTTACAGCGGGCTGGTATCCGCCCAGGCTCCCGCCGACCAGATCGCCCGGCTGGGCAAGGACCTGACCTGCGTCGGGGCACAAAGGGCAGGCAATGCCGAAGGCACCATCCCGGCGTTTGGCGGGCAATGGCTGGGCGCGGCGCCGGGGATGAAATTCGAGGGTACCGGCAAACACCCGATTGATCCTTACCCGAGCGAAAAGCCGTTGTTTGTGATCACTGCGCAAAATCTCGACCAGTACGCCGCGCATCTGTCCGAGGGGCAAAAAGCCCTGTTCAAGCTCTACCCGCAAAGCTTCCGCATGCCGATTTACACGTCGCACCGCGACTTCCGCTTCTCTGACACGGTGTGCAAGGCCACCCTTGAAAACGCATCGGTCGCCAAGCTGGTTGACGACGGCGAAGGCGTGGTCGCACGCACCGGCGGTGTGGCATTCCCGATCCCGCAAAACGGCATTGAACTGCTGAAAAACGCCTCGCTGTTTACCGTGCGGGCCTGGACCGAGGAGTACACCTCCGACAACGCCTATGTGCTCAAGGACGGCAATATCAACTGGGGCCGCGTGCACTCACGCAATATGGCGCCGGGGCTGGAGCCGGGCAAGATTGGCGACACCACCGGCAACTCCTCGTTCTACCTCAACGAAACCCTGCTGCCGCAGCGTGACAAGGGCGAAATCAACACTGGTACCGAGTACTGGAACGACAAGACCGAGCCGCGTCAGAGCTGGCGCTACGACCCGGGCACTCGCCGCGTGCGCCAGTCCCCGGGTTATGGTTTTGACATGGCATTCCCGGGCTCGGGCGGTTCGATCACCGTCGACGAAGTCCGGATCTTTAACGGCTCTGCCCAGCGCTACAACTGGAACATCGTGGGTAAAAAAGAGCTGTATATCCCCTACAACACCGCGCGCCTGCACGGCAACGACCTGAAATACGCCAACCTGCTGACCCCCGGCCATATCAACCCGGACAACATGCGTTACGAGCTGCACCGCGTGTGGGTGCTTGAAGGCGTACTCAAACCCGGCAACCGCCACCTGTATGGCAAGCGCACGATGTACATCGACGAAGACAGCTGGTTCCCGATCATGGGCGACAACTACGACAACCGTGGCGAGCTGTGGCGCACCTCGATGGTCAACTACTTCTACGCCCCGGAAACCCAGACCTGGCAGGCCGGTGTTGGCCTGTATCACGACCTGAATGCCGGCAGCTACCTGGCTTTCAACCTGATCAACGAGCAGCGCAACGGCTATGTCCTGAACAAGGGCGGTTTTGCTCCGGGGGATTTTGGCCCCGAAGCGGCACGCCGGGCCGGCAAGTAACCCTGTAACTCCCTGACTTTGCCCAACGCCCACTGCCACAGGCCCTGCCTGTGCGCAGAGGGCTGGGCGAAACAAAAAAACAATAAAAAGGAGCAAGGCATGTTCAAGCACTACACACGTTTTGTGGGCACCGGTTTGCTGTCGGGGCTGAGCACTCTGGCGCTGGGGGCGCCGACCCTCGAACTGGGAGAAAACACCACCCTGGATTCGTCGCTGACCGTGAACTACACCGCCTCGATGCGAACTGAAAAGCCGGATCACGAATATCTCAACAACATCAACTACGACGATGCCACACGCAACTTCAAGCGCGGTTCGTTGATCAACAACCGGGTCAGTGTGTTTGGCGAGTTGATGCTCAAGCACGACAACCTCGGCGCGGTGATGCGCGGCAGTCACTTCTATGACGAGGTCTACCACCAGCGCAACGACAACGACTCACCGGACACGGTCAACAAGACAGGTCGCTACAACGACTTCAGCCAGGACACACGCAAACTCAGCGGCAGCAAGGCGCGCCTGCTGGACGCCTACGTGTACGGCGACTTCACCGTCAACGACGATCAGTATGTGTCCCTCAAGGCAGGGCGGCATCTGGTGGCCTGGGGCGAGAGCCTGTTCTGGCCCAACATCAGCCAGGGCCAGGCACCGGTGGACGCGACCAAATTCAACGTGCCGGGCACAGAAGCCAAGGATGCCTACCTGCCGGTGGGGCAGGTTTCGGGCTCGTGGTCGGTGAATGAAGACCTGGCCTTGCTTGGCTTCTACCAATACAAGTGGGAAGAGACACAACTCAACCCGGTGGGCGACTACTTTGGCAGCGACACGTTTGGCCCGGGCGCCGAGTTCTTTCGTTTGGCCCCGGGCATTGTCGACAACCTGCCGGATGCGTCCGCTGTGGGGTATGGCGGTTCGGTCAAACCGGGCAACAGTGGCGAGTGGGGCCTTGGCACCCGTTACCGGGTGACGCAAAACACCGAAATCGGCCTGTTCCACTACCGTTACCACGACCGAGTGCCGGCGCTGTTTTTCGACTTTACCGGCCAGACCCACTACTCCTCGCTGAACAAGGTGGGCGGTAATGGCAACGGACCGAGTTACCAGCTGGGCTACTTTGACAACATCAAACTGACTGGCATGAGCTTCACCACCAAAGTGGGGGATTCCGTGCAGTTTGCCGGCGACCTGAGCTACCGCGACGGTGCGGCGGTGTACCTGAGCAATGGCGCCCCGGCCCGTGGCCAGGTGTGGCAAGGCAACCTGAACGCGGTGTACATCCTGGGGCCATCGTTTTTGGCGCAACAAACCACCTTGATGACCGAAGTGGTGCACCAGCGCATTCAGGGTGTGGATGACCTGACCATCACCGGTGGCGGTGCGGGAACTGACGGGACCTTCAACAAATTCGTGTACGACGGCCAGACCCGGGGATCGAGCCTGCTGGGGTTGGGCGCGTACTTCGATCATCCGAACGTGTTCAATGGTTGGGACCTGACCACCAAGGCCACCTGGACCCAGAACATCGACGGCAGTGCTTACTCGGGATTGGGTCGTGCGGAAAAGCGCCTGACCCTGGGCGGAGACTTCAAATACCTGGGCAACTTTCAGTTGGGGCTGACCTATGTGGCGTACCTGAGCTCGGCAGATATCGCCCAGGGGCGGACCATGGCGGACAGGGACTACCTGTCGTTTAACGGCAAGTACACGTTCTGAAGGTGAGGGGAGGGCGGCAGGACCAGCCCTCACCCCAACCCCCTACCTCCGGGAGGGGGTTGGGGTGAGGTTTTTTTACTCAATGCGGTCTTACCGCGCCTCCCGCGGCATCCCCAACGCTCGCTCGGCAATGATATTGCGCTGAATCTCATTGCTGCCGCCATAAAGGGTATCCGCCCGGGTAAACAGAAACAGCGCCTGCAACCGGGTCAGTTCATAGGGCGCCCCGGCCAGCAATTCGGCCTCTGGCCCCAGCACATCCATCGCCAGCTTGCCCAGCTCCACATGCCAGGTCGACCAAGCCAGTTTGTAGATAGTCGCCTCAGGCCGCAGGCTGCCATCCTGTACCCCGGACAACATGCGCAGCGAGTTGTAGCGCAACACCCGCAAGCCGCTCCAGGCCTGGGCGATGCGCTGGCGCAGCACCGGGTCTTGTGCCGCGCCATTGGCCTTGGCGATACGCACCACTTCGTCCAGTTCATTCTGAAACTGCATCTGCTGACCCAGGGTCGACACCCCGCGTTCAAACCCCAGCAGCGCCATGGCGATTTTCCAGCCATCGCCCGGTTGACCGATCAGGTTGTCTGGCGACGCCTGCGCCTGATCAAAAAACACTTCGTTGAACTCACTGGTGCCGGTCAGTTGCCGGATCGGCTGCACCCGGATGCCCGGCTGGTCCATTTCGACCAACAAGAACGACAGGCCGCGATGGCCCACACTGCCCGGTTCGGTACGCGCCAGCACAAAGCACCAGTCCGACTCGTGGGCCAGCGAGGTCCAGACCTTTTGCCCGCTGATCAACCATTGCCCGCTGTCTTCATCGAAGCTGGCGCGGGTCTTGATATTGGCCAGGTCCGACCCTGCACCCGGCTCGGAGTAGCCCTGGCACCAAAAGTGCCGGCCCGCAAGAATCGGCGGCAAAAAGCGTTGCTGCTGTTCGCGGGTGCCAAAGGCCGCAATTGTCGGCCCGACCAGCCCTTCGCCAATATGGCCCATGCGCCCCGGGCCGCCCGCCCGGGCATACTCTTCGAAAAAGATCACTTGCTGGTTGATGCTCAAGCCACGACCGCCATGCTCGGTGGCCCAACCTGCACCCACCCAGCGGCCTTGGGCCAACACCTGTTCCCAGCGCTTGCGCAACTCGGGAGCAAACGCCTCATCCCCCGGGCCACCGCGAAAGCGCAAGGCTGCAAAGTCACCGCTCAAGTGCAGGTGCATCCATTGCGTCACCTGCTGGCGAAACTGCTCATCTGCCGCGCTAAAACCGATATTCATGTGCGCTCTCCGAAAATCTGCCGGGCCAGTTGCTCGCGATGAAACGCCGGGGTGCCGAGCATTTGCTCGCTGGCCCGTGCCCGTTTGAAATACAAATGCGGGTCGTATTCCCAGGTAAAGCCCACGCCACCATGCAACTGGATGGACTCGGCGGCACACTGAAAAAAACCTTCACTGGCAAAAATCTTCGCGGTGGCCGCGGCTTCCCCCAGTTGCTGGCGAATGCTTGGGTCTCCATCGATATTCAGGCACTCGGCGGCAATACAGGCGGCGTAGTAACTGGCCGAGCGGGCGCATTCGATGGCGAGCATCAGGTCGGCGCAACGGTGCTTGATGGCCTGAAAACTGGCAATGCGCCGACCAAACTGCTCACGGCCGTTGATGTAGCCCAAGGTGATGTCCAGCGACTGTTGAGCGCCGCCAGTCTGCTC
This genomic stretch from Pseudomonas deceptionensis harbors:
- a CDS encoding efflux RND transporter permease subunit, producing the protein MQRFVNRCAEQLMARRKLLLGFFLLVTLALGYSATQVRLDPGFNKQIPVRHAYMLNFLDFSRIFTGANRLLVSVHWKGEGDIYNPEFLQTLQQVTDDVFFISGVSRPSVTSLFTPNVRYIEITEDGYVGDLVVPPQYAATPEDLQQVRSNAARSGQIGRLLANDLKSAMVRADLQDVDPKTGQPVSYVQIAQRLEDIRTKYSNANIEINIVGFAKLVGDVVEGLNTVMGFFAIAFLITGALLWVYSRSLRLTLVALFVALLPVVWLLGLLPLLGLGIDPMSILVPFLIFSIGVSHAVQMTNAWKQEVLAGSDSVSAAKAAFSKIFIPGALALLMNALGFGVIMLIDIPIVHELGVTACIGVMLMIITNKIMLPLIIAHLQLEPRLMTVKARTGDARHPLWWRLSALATPGPALWVFAFSLVLLAVGAIKARELAIGDIGSGAPELRADSRYNQDNQKIIGNYSIGLDVLSVFLTIRDRSEACLDPAVMRAVETFDFKMREVPGVQSVQSVAGMSKQVIAGNNEGNPRWAAIPGSAQGLQQGAYAYSPDSGLVTDGCQQMQILVFLTDHEGATVAHVVDEAKRIIAGIEVPGVEFKLAGGNIGVMAASNEAVKHAEVVMLAALFISVALFCLLTFRSVRAVLCILVPLAIVAVLCNALMALLGIGLKVATLPVMALGVGVGVDYGIYLYERIEHEMAAGQDLREAFYRAMCQRGTAAVFTALTMSLGVCTWVFAPLKFQADMGLLLAFMFMVNVLGAIFLLPALAAWFNLGKPLVADRSPMAAAEGCVRPRSGRKPLDATVQTD
- a CDS encoding DUF1329 domain-containing protein; protein product: MRRITQMGGWLSVALVLNGYSGLVSAQAPADQIARLGKDLTCVGAQRAGNAEGTIPAFGGQWLGAAPGMKFEGTGKHPIDPYPSEKPLFVITAQNLDQYAAHLSEGQKALFKLYPQSFRMPIYTSHRDFRFSDTVCKATLENASVAKLVDDGEGVVARTGGVAFPIPQNGIELLKNASLFTVRAWTEEYTSDNAYVLKDGNINWGRVHSRNMAPGLEPGKIGDTTGNSSFYLNETLLPQRDKGEINTGTEYWNDKTEPRQSWRYDPGTRRVRQSPGYGFDMAFPGSGGSITVDEVRIFNGSAQRYNWNIVGKKELYIPYNTARLHGNDLKYANLLTPGHINPDNMRYELHRVWVLEGVLKPGNRHLYGKRTMYIDEDSWFPIMGDNYDNRGELWRTSMVNYFYAPETQTWQAGVGLYHDLNAGSYLAFNLINEQRNGYVLNKGGFAPGDFGPEAARRAGK
- a CDS encoding DUF1302 domain-containing protein, which translates into the protein MFKHYTRFVGTGLLSGLSTLALGAPTLELGENTTLDSSLTVNYTASMRTEKPDHEYLNNINYDDATRNFKRGSLINNRVSVFGELMLKHDNLGAVMRGSHFYDEVYHQRNDNDSPDTVNKTGRYNDFSQDTRKLSGSKARLLDAYVYGDFTVNDDQYVSLKAGRHLVAWGESLFWPNISQGQAPVDATKFNVPGTEAKDAYLPVGQVSGSWSVNEDLALLGFYQYKWEETQLNPVGDYFGSDTFGPGAEFFRLAPGIVDNLPDASAVGYGGSVKPGNSGEWGLGTRYRVTQNTEIGLFHYRYHDRVPALFFDFTGQTHYSSLNKVGGNGNGPSYQLGYFDNIKLTGMSFTTKVGDSVQFAGDLSYRDGAAVYLSNGAPARGQVWQGNLNAVYILGPSFLAQQTTLMTEVVHQRIQGVDDLTITGGGAGTDGTFNKFVYDGQTRGSSLLGLGAYFDHPNVFNGWDLTTKATWTQNIDGSAYSGLGRAEKRLTLGGDFKYLGNFQLGLTYVAYLSSADIAQGRTMADRDYLSFNGKYTF
- a CDS encoding acyl-CoA dehydrogenase family protein; translation: MNIGFSAADEQFRQQVTQWMHLHLSGDFAALRFRGGPGDEAFAPELRKRWEQVLAQGRWVGAGWATEHGGRGLSINQQVIFFEEYARAGGPGRMGHIGEGLVGPTIAAFGTREQQQRFLPPILAGRHFWCQGYSEPGAGSDLANIKTRASFDEDSGQWLISGQKVWTSLAHESDWCFVLARTEPGSVGHRGLSFLLVEMDQPGIRVQPIRQLTGTSEFNEVFFDQAQASPDNLIGQPGDGWKIAMALLGFERGVSTLGQQMQFQNELDEVVRIAKANGAAQDPVLRQRIAQAWSGLRVLRYNSLRMLSGVQDGSLRPEATIYKLAWSTWHVELGKLAMDVLGPEAELLAGAPYELTRLQALFLFTRADTLYGGSNEIQRNIIAERALGMPREAR